The following are from one region of the Arcobacter defluvii genome:
- the thrB gene encoding homoserine kinase encodes MKVSVPATSANLGPGFDCLGLAISMKNQVIIRPSKFHSVSLKGEGANNPALKDNNMFISIFNDFYHNLSHKKRHFRFEFQNEIPLSRGLGSSSAVIVSAIASAYAIEGIKLEKDKLLNLALAYESHPDNITPAVMGGFNVACVQENEVKYINKAIPKTLKAVIVVPNRAISTQMSRKTLPFKYSKEDTVFNISHSSLLTAAFMAEDWEMLKYASNDQIHQKYRMKQMPELFDVQKTALKEGALMSTLSGSGSTLFSMTYSDDSKNLEKALKLKFPHFRVFTVDFDNVGVRIEI; translated from the coding sequence ATGAAAGTAAGCGTTCCAGCTACTAGTGCAAATTTAGGACCAGGATTTGATTGTTTAGGTCTAGCAATTTCTATGAAAAATCAAGTTATAATTAGACCATCTAAATTTCATAGTGTATCTTTAAAAGGAGAGGGTGCTAACAATCCAGCCTTGAAAGATAACAATATGTTTATCTCTATTTTTAATGATTTTTATCATAACTTATCACATAAAAAAAGACACTTTAGATTTGAATTTCAAAATGAAATTCCTTTATCAAGAGGTTTAGGAAGTTCATCTGCAGTTATTGTTTCTGCAATTGCAAGTGCTTATGCAATTGAAGGAATAAAACTTGAAAAAGATAAACTACTAAATCTTGCACTTGCCTATGAAAGCCATCCTGATAATATTACACCAGCTGTAATGGGTGGATTTAATGTTGCTTGTGTACAAGAAAATGAAGTAAAATATATTAATAAAGCTATACCAAAAACTTTAAAAGCAGTAATTGTTGTCCCAAATAGAGCAATTTCAACTCAAATGTCAAGAAAAACATTGCCTTTTAAATATTCTAAAGAAGATACTGTTTTCAATATTTCTCATTCCTCTTTATTAACTGCAGCTTTTATGGCAGAAGATTGGGAAATGTTGAAATACGCATCAAATGACCAAATCCATCAAAAATATAGAATGAAACAAATGCCTGAACTTTTTGACGTACAAAAAACTGCACTTAAAGAAGGTGCTTTAATGAGTACATTATCTGGTTCTGGGTCAACATTATTTTCGATGACTTATTCTGATGATAGTAAAAATTTAGAAAAAGCATTAAAACTTAAATTTCCTCATTTCAGAGTATTCACTGTTGATTTTGATAATGTTGGAGTGAGAATAGAAATTTGA
- a CDS encoding dihydroneopterin aldolase: MKIHIDNLTFKCIIGILDFERIKKQKVVINLSFEYEFSEDKFIDYSEISNLIKTTMKKEKFFLLEDAILHFESLLQNNYNINNLDIKISKPNILTNCIVSLSNK; encoded by the coding sequence ATGAAAATACATATTGATAACTTAACTTTTAAATGTATTATAGGAATACTTGACTTTGAACGAATAAAAAAACAAAAAGTCGTTATAAACTTATCTTTTGAATATGAATTTTCAGAAGATAAGTTTATAGACTACTCTGAAATTTCAAATCTAATAAAAACTACAATGAAAAAAGAAAAATTTTTTCTACTTGAAGATGCAATTTTGCATTTTGAATCATTATTACAAAACAATTACAATATAAATAATCTTGATATTAAGATATCAAAACCGAATATCTTAACAAATTGTATAGTTTCTCTATCAAATAAATAA
- a CDS encoding major outer membrane protein, which yields MKKIAKLSLVAAVAVAGLTTANAQPLEEAIKNVDVSGSVVYRYNDYSNDETDNSDVQNNYKVALNLSSKVNEDVKFNSRFIVGGADSGYATLDSGKNSDQNVDVTLSHAYFGYTGIANTTVNVGKQGLTTPWTVAIDSDNNEQTGTGILALSTVGPVTLAAAYFNQTNLDKSSDAKVWNTNLNKEVKITNLNNTDPASGVLVDGSLDVATVGAIANLDFVTLDAWYLDMQDLFDTYTIGAKADFDLSGVKLGIDARWASLDLDDSDTDNNIAKIMLTGKVGIVNAKVLYATTDKEGGLTALDNDAVTTVNGWNTTVNGKADADYWQTTLGVDILSNLNLSANYNNLQYVNDTTDMEEEELYAQLTYKMSKNFNTYVRYGTYTKEYASGVKDGDKINDDTRGRLQVEYTF from the coding sequence ATGAAAAAAATCGCAAAATTAAGTTTAGTAGCTGCTGTAGCAGTTGCAGGATTAACTACTGCTAATGCTCAACCATTAGAAGAAGCAATCAAAAATGTAGATGTATCTGGATCTGTAGTATATAGATATAATGACTATTCAAATGATGAAACTGATAATTCAGATGTACAAAACAACTATAAAGTTGCATTAAACTTATCTTCAAAAGTAAATGAAGATGTTAAATTTAACTCTAGATTTATCGTTGGTGGAGCTGATTCAGGTTATGCAACATTAGATAGTGGTAAAAATTCAGATCAAAATGTTGATGTAACATTATCTCATGCATATTTTGGATATACTGGAATTGCAAATACAACTGTAAACGTTGGTAAACAAGGTTTAACTACTCCTTGGACTGTTGCTATTGATTCAGATAACAATGAGCAAACAGGAACAGGTATCTTAGCACTTTCTACAGTTGGACCAGTTACTTTAGCTGCTGCTTATTTTAATCAAACTAATTTAGATAAATCATCTGATGCAAAAGTTTGGAATACTAATTTAAATAAAGAAGTTAAAATTACAAATTTAAATAATACTGACCCAGCTAGTGGTGTTTTAGTTGATGGAAGTTTAGATGTTGCGACGGTTGGTGCAATTGCAAACTTAGACTTTGTTACTCTAGATGCTTGGTATTTAGATATGCAAGATTTATTTGATACTTATACAATTGGTGCAAAAGCTGATTTTGATTTAAGCGGAGTAAAATTAGGTATTGATGCAAGATGGGCTTCTTTAGATCTAGATGATTCAGATACAGATAATAATATTGCAAAAATCATGTTAACTGGTAAAGTTGGAATTGTAAATGCTAAAGTACTTTATGCTACAACTGATAAAGAAGGTGGATTAACTGCTTTAGATAATGATGCTGTAACAACTGTAAATGGATGGAATACAACTGTAAATGGTAAAGCTGATGCTGATTATTGGCAAACAACTTTAGGTGTAGATATATTATCTAACTTAAACTTATCAGCTAACTACAATAATTTACAATATGTAAATGATACAACAGATATGGAAGAAGAAGAATTATATGCTCAATTAACTTATAAAATGAGTAAAAACTTCAATACTTATGTGAGATATGGTACATATACAAAAGAATATGCATCAGGTGTTAAAGATGGTGATAAAATCAATGATGATACAAGAGGAAGATTACAAGTTGAATATACATTCTAA
- the plsY gene encoding glycerol-3-phosphate 1-O-acyltransferase PlsY — protein sequence MDFFTNTNILFFIAAYLIGSIPFGSILAKTFAGVDIKTQGSKSIGATNVLRVVKETNPKLAKKLGIATVLLDALKGTLVLLFAMYYGVSDSTLWGIAILAVLGHCYSIYLGLEGGKGVATGLGVYLVLIPIPTLIGAVVWIVCAKVLKISSLSSLLGLVAVVISASFLNNGLNVGSNVPMYIIAFIIIYKHIPNIIRIIKGEEKKVI from the coding sequence ATGGATTTTTTTACAAATACAAACATACTATTTTTTATAGCAGCGTATCTTATTGGTTCTATTCCATTTGGTTCAATTTTAGCAAAAACATTTGCAGGAGTTGATATAAAAACTCAAGGAAGTAAATCAATTGGTGCAACTAATGTTTTAAGAGTAGTAAAAGAAACTAACCCTAAATTAGCTAAAAAATTAGGTATTGCTACTGTTTTACTTGATGCGTTAAAGGGTACTTTAGTTTTATTATTTGCTATGTATTATGGAGTAAGTGATTCTACTTTATGGGGAATTGCAATACTTGCTGTTTTAGGACATTGCTACTCAATCTATCTAGGACTAGAAGGTGGGAAAGGTGTAGCCACAGGACTTGGAGTATATCTTGTACTTATCCCTATTCCAACATTAATTGGTGCTGTAGTTTGGATAGTTTGTGCGAAAGTTTTAAAAATATCATCATTATCTTCACTTCTAGGATTAGTTGCTGTAGTAATAAGTGCAAGTTTTTTAAACAATGGATTAAATGTAGGCTCAAATGTTCCTATGTATATCATTGCATTTATCATTATATATAAACACATACCAAACATTATAAGAATAATAAAAGGTGAAGAGAAAAAAGTTATATGA
- the prfB gene encoding peptide chain release factor 2: protein MDAYEYSELLKLLNTKLNNIKGILKPDDLNKRLDEIKQLESSQDFWNDVENATKIGIEKNRILGKLNKFNKANDSLKGTNELYEMATEEKDDETLEMLYDEAEDLEKLIKSTEISVMLSNPDDASNAIVSIHPGAGGTESQDWASILYRMYLRWAERNDFKVELLDYQNGDEAGIKDVSFIIKGENAYGYMKAENGIHRLVRISPFDSNAKRHTSFSSVMVSPEVDDNIDIVIEDKDIRIDTYRASGAGGQHVNKTESAIRITHIATNIVVQCQNDRSQHKNKASAMKMLKSRLYELELEKQQATKDGIEKSENGWGHQIRSYVLQPYQQVKDSRSNIGYSNVDAILDGDITKIIEDVLIATSTSK, encoded by the coding sequence ATGGACGCATACGAATATTCAGAACTATTAAAACTACTAAATACAAAACTCAATAATATAAAAGGTATTTTAAAACCTGATGATTTAAATAAAAGATTGGATGAAATCAAACAATTAGAATCATCTCAAGATTTTTGGAATGATGTAGAAAATGCTACAAAAATTGGTATAGAAAAAAATAGAATTTTAGGTAAATTAAATAAATTCAATAAAGCAAATGATTCTTTAAAAGGTACAAATGAACTTTATGAAATGGCAACTGAAGAGAAAGATGATGAAACTTTAGAAATGCTATACGATGAAGCAGAAGATTTGGAAAAACTTATCAAATCAACTGAAATTTCTGTAATGTTATCCAATCCTGATGATGCTTCAAATGCAATTGTATCTATTCATCCAGGAGCAGGTGGAACTGAGTCACAAGATTGGGCAAGTATCCTTTATAGAATGTATTTAAGATGGGCTGAAAGAAATGATTTCAAAGTTGAGCTTCTTGATTATCAAAATGGTGATGAAGCAGGAATAAAAGATGTTTCATTTATTATCAAAGGTGAAAATGCATATGGATATATGAAAGCTGAAAATGGTATTCATAGACTTGTAAGAATCTCTCCATTTGACTCAAATGCAAAAAGACATACGTCATTCTCATCTGTGATGGTGAGTCCTGAAGTTGATGATAATATTGATATTGTAATAGAAGATAAAGATATTAGAATTGATACATACAGAGCAAGTGGTGCTGGTGGACAACACGTAAATAAAACAGAAAGTGCGATTAGAATTACACATATTGCTACAAATATAGTTGTTCAATGCCAAAATGACAGATCTCAGCACAAAAATAAAGCAAGTGCTATGAAAATGCTAAAATCAAGACTTTATGAATTAGAACTTGAAAAACAACAAGCTACAAAAGATGGTATCGAAAAGAGTGAGAATGGTTGGGGACATCAAATCAGATCTTATGTTTTACAACCTTATCAACAAGTAAAAGATAGTAGAAGTAACATTGGTTATTCAAATGTTGATGCTATTTTAGATGGTGATATAACTAAAATTATTGAAGATGTATTAATAGCAACTTCAACTTCTAAATAA
- the nadC gene encoding carboxylating nicotinate-nucleotide diphosphorylase produces MINIKKFVKNAIIEDNGRGDLFFDVAPKGRFTARAICKSDGILAGVQYAKVLARTEKFDCKFLKNDGDEIKVGDVIAELEGKASILLSSERTFLNMLQHASGIATMANKYAKLIEGTGVVLLDTRKTRPQLRDFEKYASRVGGAINHRLGLDDCLMLKDTHLRTISNLEEFIKKARKRISWVTKIEIECETFDQVKEAMHAGGDIIMCDNMNIEQIKEVVEFRNANYPHILLEASGNINLRTIKEYATTGVDAISSGSIIHQSTWLDFSMKFD; encoded by the coding sequence ATGATTAATATCAAAAAATTTGTAAAAAATGCCATTATTGAAGATAATGGTCGAGGGGATTTATTCTTCGATGTTGCTCCAAAGGGAAGATTTACAGCGCGAGCTATTTGTAAATCAGATGGAATACTCGCAGGTGTTCAATATGCAAAAGTATTAGCAAGAACTGAAAAATTTGATTGTAAATTTTTAAAAAATGATGGTGATGAGATAAAAGTTGGTGATGTAATTGCTGAACTTGAAGGAAAAGCATCTATTTTACTTTCGTCTGAAAGAACTTTTTTAAATATGCTTCAACATGCAAGTGGAATTGCAACAATGGCAAATAAATATGCAAAATTGATTGAAGGGACAGGTGTTGTTTTACTCGATACTAGAAAAACAAGACCACAATTAAGAGATTTTGAAAAATATGCTTCAAGAGTTGGTGGAGCAATCAATCATAGACTTGGACTTGATGATTGTTTAATGCTAAAAGATACTCACTTAAGAACAATAAGTAATTTAGAAGAGTTTATAAAAAAAGCAAGAAAAAGAATTTCTTGGGTTACAAAAATTGAAATAGAGTGTGAAACTTTTGACCAAGTAAAAGAAGCTATGCATGCTGGTGGTGATATAATAATGTGTGATAATATGAATATTGAACAAATAAAAGAAGTTGTAGAATTTAGAAATGCAAATTATCCTCATATTTTATTAGAAGCCAGTGGAAATATAAATTTAAGAACAATAAAAGAATATGCAACAACAGGTGTTGATGCAATTAGTAGTGGAAGCATTATTCACCAATCAACTTGGCTTGATTTTTCAATGAAATTTGATTAA
- a CDS encoding DHH family phosphoesterase codes for MKKDFIISNKVDMSEYTKALELIEKSRYILIITHVNPDPDSIGSALALSNLFYENKIKHKVYNISSDLPQNLDFIPRFEKITDQLPAFFDLAISVDCGTYKRLGFELDSSIPLINFDHHKSNNSFGVVNIVDPLKSSTAELVYEFFKHNGLYITKNSATALYVGIYDDTLAFSLNRCDEITFEKINFLVECGASPSEIANKLLRRDSLAKYRIIPKVLDSLELYKEGEVASIIAKEEWFKETGAHNRDCEDALDMVMSIAIVRIAFFVRIVNGVSRVSLRSKGKIDVSAIASHFDGGGHFNAAGCTLDLLDVEKAKEIVLKEILEIYK; via the coding sequence ATGAAAAAAGATTTTATAATAAGTAATAAAGTTGATATGTCAGAATATACAAAAGCTTTAGAACTTATAGAAAAAAGTAGATATATTTTGATTATTACTCATGTAAATCCTGATCCTGATTCTATAGGTTCTGCATTGGCTTTATCAAATTTGTTTTATGAAAATAAGATAAAACATAAAGTTTATAATATAAGTTCTGATTTACCACAAAATCTTGATTTTATTCCAAGATTTGAAAAAATAACAGATCAATTACCTGCATTTTTTGATTTAGCAATTAGTGTTGATTGTGGAACTTATAAACGATTAGGCTTTGAATTAGATTCGTCAATTCCTCTTATAAATTTTGATCATCACAAATCAAATAATAGTTTTGGTGTAGTAAATATAGTTGATCCTCTCAAAAGTTCAACAGCAGAGTTAGTATATGAATTTTTTAAACATAATGGATTGTATATTACAAAAAATTCTGCAACTGCATTATATGTAGGAATTTATGATGATACTTTAGCTTTTTCTTTAAATAGATGTGATGAAATTACATTTGAAAAGATTAATTTTTTAGTTGAATGTGGAGCAAGTCCTTCTGAAATAGCAAATAAGCTATTAAGAAGAGATTCTTTGGCAAAATATAGAATTATTCCTAAAGTATTAGATAGTCTAGAATTATATAAAGAGGGAGAAGTTGCTTCTATCATTGCAAAAGAAGAATGGTTTAAAGAGACAGGAGCCCATAATAGAGATTGTGAAGATGCTCTTGATATGGTGATGAGTATAGCAATTGTAAGAATAGCTTTTTTTGTAAGAATAGTAAATGGAGTATCAAGAGTATCTTTGCGTTCTAAAGGTAAAATTGATGTATCTGCAATTGCTTCTCATTTTGATGGTGGTGGGCATTTTAATGCTGCTGGATGTACGTTGGATCTACTTGATGTTGAAAAAGCGAAAGAAATAGTTTTAAAGGAAATTCTTGAAATTTACAAATAA
- a CDS encoding M23 family metallopeptidase: MKFTNNKNSIKGLWVYIVLFVLVAIVGFLFLSPTFERNAPKITAEDEIYWNLQKPIKINISDDYGIKSYEVLFVDGDKQVRLDTKVLKDENGSIDLEITPPVFDEFYKPTSGSLQIQAFDTSKWNFFRGNESIKKSKIIIDKRSPIANVVTNSYLLRQGGSGVIVVEINDENLKDYYITFNDEEIFELFPFYKKGFYISIITWPIDIKEFKRVNLVAVDMANNKTVSKVPFYIKSFKEKIDDIKVSDEFVNNVSKHVLENSNMTVPSDTIEAFVKTNKELREKNVKTIKDVVRKNLANSGKIPFDVKTFVRMPNAATFAQFGERRHYYYNEQKIDEAWHLGMDWASVKRADVNVTNPGKVIFKDYLGIYGDSIIVDHGLGLATLYAHTSSQNVEVNDEVKTGQLIAKTGSTGAVFGDHLHFGILVQGIEANPNEWLDNDWIKVNLTKTMNDAIKIINGSSK, from the coding sequence TTGAAATTTACAAATAATAAAAATAGTATTAAAGGATTATGGGTTTATATAGTTCTATTTGTATTAGTTGCGATAGTTGGTTTTTTATTTTTATCTCCTACTTTTGAGAGAAATGCACCAAAAATAACTGCGGAAGATGAAATTTATTGGAATTTACAAAAACCAATAAAAATAAATATATCAGATGATTATGGTATTAAATCTTATGAAGTATTATTTGTTGATGGTGACAAACAAGTTAGGCTAGATACTAAAGTATTAAAAGATGAAAATGGTTCAATAGATTTAGAAATTACTCCACCTGTTTTTGATGAATTTTATAAACCAACAAGCGGAAGTTTACAAATCCAAGCTTTTGATACAAGTAAGTGGAATTTCTTTAGAGGAAATGAATCAATTAAAAAATCAAAAATAATTATTGATAAAAGAAGTCCTATTGCAAATGTTGTAACAAATTCATATTTATTAAGACAAGGTGGTAGTGGAGTTATTGTTGTCGAAATTAATGATGAAAACTTAAAAGATTATTATATTACATTTAATGATGAAGAAATTTTTGAATTATTCCCTTTTTATAAGAAAGGTTTTTATATTTCTATTATTACTTGGCCAATTGATATAAAAGAATTTAAAAGGGTAAATTTAGTTGCAGTTGATATGGCAAATAATAAAACAGTTAGCAAAGTTCCATTTTATATTAAAAGTTTTAAAGAAAAAATCGATGATATAAAAGTATCTGATGAATTTGTAAATAATGTTAGTAAACATGTTTTAGAAAATAGTAATATGACTGTTCCTTCTGATACGATTGAAGCATTTGTAAAAACAAATAAAGAATTAAGAGAAAAAAATGTTAAAACTATAAAAGATGTAGTTAGAAAAAATTTAGCAAATAGTGGGAAAATACCATTTGATGTAAAAACTTTTGTAAGAATGCCAAATGCAGCTACATTTGCACAATTTGGAGAAAGAAGACATTATTATTATAATGAACAAAAAATTGATGAAGCTTGGCATTTAGGAATGGATTGGGCAAGTGTTAAAAGAGCTGATGTAAATGTAACAAATCCAGGAAAAGTTATTTTTAAAGATTATTTAGGAATTTACGGTGATTCAATTATTGTTGATCATGGATTAGGACTAGCTACTTTATATGCTCATACAAGTAGTCAAAATGTTGAAGTGAATGATGAGGTAAAAACAGGACAACTTATAGCTAAAACTGGTTCAACTGGAGCTGTTTTTGGAGATCACTTGCATTTTGGAATTTTAGTTCAAGGTATAGAAGCAAATCCAAATGAATGGCTTGATAATGATTGGATAAAAGTAAATCTTACAAAAACAATGAATGATGCAATTAAAATAATAAATGGAAGCAGTAAATGA
- the lpxC gene encoding UDP-3-O-acyl-N-acetylglucosamine deacetylase, translating into MKQRTIAKSVEIVGIGLHKGVPVKMRLEPLDSNMGIVFYRVDAGVTIPLKKEFVVDTKMATVIGKDGVVISTIEHLLSAVYAYGIDNLRVVVDNDEVPVLDGSSSGYCMLIEEAGIKELDKSKKAIKIKKLVEVTTPDGKKVCLKPSDRIVYDFEINFEHPAIGKQKFHFDYSIAEYKENISRARTFGFLHEVQYLRSIGLAQGGSMENAIVLDQTKVLNPEGLRFDDEFVRHKILDAIGDMALLEYTLVGEYDAIAGSHHLNHLLTKKLYEDESNYEIIDLEEASSEAVVFEMAYSKVEN; encoded by the coding sequence ATGAAACAAAGAACAATAGCAAAAAGTGTTGAAATTGTAGGAATAGGTCTTCATAAAGGTGTTCCTGTAAAAATGAGACTAGAACCTCTTGATAGTAATATGGGAATAGTTTTTTATAGAGTTGATGCAGGAGTTACTATTCCATTAAAAAAAGAGTTTGTTGTTGATACAAAAATGGCTACTGTTATTGGTAAAGATGGAGTTGTAATTTCAACAATTGAACATTTATTATCTGCTGTTTATGCTTATGGAATTGATAATTTAAGAGTTGTTGTTGATAATGATGAAGTTCCTGTTCTAGATGGAAGTTCATCAGGTTATTGTATGCTAATTGAAGAAGCTGGAATAAAAGAGTTAGATAAATCAAAAAAAGCTATAAAAATCAAAAAACTAGTTGAAGTTACAACTCCTGATGGGAAAAAAGTTTGTTTAAAACCATCTGATAGAATAGTATATGATTTTGAGATAAATTTTGAGCATCCAGCAATTGGAAAACAAAAATTTCATTTTGATTATTCAATTGCAGAATATAAGGAAAATATAAGTCGAGCAAGAACATTTGGATTTTTGCACGAAGTTCAATATTTGAGAAGTATTGGATTAGCTCAAGGTGGATCAATGGAAAATGCAATTGTACTTGACCAAACAAAAGTTTTAAATCCAGAAGGATTAAGATTTGATGATGAATTTGTTAGACATAAAATTTTAGATGCAATAGGAGATATGGCTCTTTTAGAATACACACTTGTTGGTGAATATGATGCAATTGCAGGAAGTCATCATTTAAATCATTTACTTACAAAAAAACTTTACGAAGATGAATCAAATTATGAAATTATTGATTTAGAAGAAGCTAGTAGTGAAGCTGTTGTGTTTGAAATGGCTTATTCAAAAGTAGAGAATTAA
- the nadA gene encoding quinolinate synthase NadA, whose translation MDLKEKIIKLKDELDVTLVAHFYQRDEVFELADITGDSLELAKKVMLTDSKFVVFCGVGFMGESVKVMSPQKRVLMPKIACCAMARMIDEGYFEQNLKKINEAGIANENILPITYINSSAAVKAKVGQMGGMVCTSSNAYKIIEKGLESGKKIFFVPDRCLGQNFAKSLNLKSAVVGDGSDLKEADIICYNGFCSVHQQFTADDIDFYREKFPDILIAVHPECDPSVCDKADFVGSTSQLITYIKNLDPEQKIAVGTEFNMVNRLRSKNTYILSSTKPECPTMNETTLEDVYKTLKSIKDDNISKENEIFVSEETAKWAKVALERMFEV comes from the coding sequence TTGGATTTAAAAGAAAAGATAATAAAATTAAAAGATGAATTAGATGTGACTTTAGTGGCACATTTTTATCAAAGAGATGAAGTTTTCGAGTTGGCTGATATAACAGGTGATTCATTAGAACTTGCAAAAAAAGTAATGCTTACTGATTCTAAATTTGTGGTTTTTTGTGGTGTTGGTTTTATGGGTGAAAGTGTAAAAGTTATGAGCCCACAAAAAAGAGTTTTAATGCCAAAAATCGCTTGTTGTGCAATGGCTAGGATGATAGATGAAGGTTATTTTGAACAAAATTTAAAAAAGATTAATGAAGCAGGTATTGCAAACGAAAATATTTTACCAATCACATATATTAACTCTAGTGCAGCAGTAAAAGCAAAAGTTGGACAAATGGGTGGAATGGTTTGTACTTCTTCAAATGCTTATAAAATTATTGAAAAAGGTTTAGAATCAGGTAAAAAAATATTTTTTGTTCCTGATCGTTGTTTAGGGCAAAATTTCGCAAAATCACTAAATCTAAAATCAGCAGTTGTTGGTGATGGAAGTGATTTAAAAGAGGCTGATATTATTTGTTATAACGGGTTTTGTTCTGTTCATCAACAGTTCACTGCTGATGATATAGATTTTTATAGAGAAAAATTTCCTGATATTTTGATTGCAGTTCATCCTGAATGTGATCCTAGTGTTTGCGATAAAGCAGATTTTGTAGGTTCAACTTCACAATTAATAACATATATTAAAAATTTAGACCCTGAGCAGAAAATAGCAGTTGGAACAGAATTTAATATGGTTAATAGATTAAGAAGCAAAAATACATATATTTTAAGTTCAACAAAACCAGAGTGTCCAACAATGAATGAAACAACGCTTGAAGATGTTTATAAAACTTTAAAATCTATTAAAGATGATAACATTTCAAAAGAGAATGAAATATTTGTAAGTGAAGAAACAGCAAAATGGGCAAAAGTAGCATTAGAAAGGATGTTTGAAGTATGA
- a CDS encoding c-type cytochrome gives MKKAILSSILLLGTTSIIADTTMCFKENHASMSTIENTALNGGACEGKYSINDMKAKGWIVDDIKISQSANGMNFIYILKTPNSSIQPVVAGNISGNSADMEARILAKLEAKKEAQEKAKVEKELKDAAIIAKELYTNKCQTCHGTNGEKRAYNSARPLRDLSQEDMQESIKNYKVGKVDSMNANIMAPYANFIDYKEIKGIYAYLKELNNK, from the coding sequence TTGAAAAAAGCAATTCTTTCATCTATTTTATTATTAGGAACTACATCTATAATCGCAGATACAACTATGTGTTTCAAAGAAAACCATGCTTCAATGAGTACTATTGAAAATACTGCTTTAAATGGTGGGGCATGTGAAGGTAAATATTCAATCAATGATATGAAAGCAAAAGGTTGGATTGTAGATGATATAAAAATTTCTCAATCAGCAAATGGAATGAATTTTATCTATATTTTAAAAACTCCAAACTCTTCAATTCAACCTGTAGTTGCAGGAAATATATCGGGAAATTCTGCTGATATGGAAGCAAGAATCTTAGCTAAATTAGAAGCAAAAAAAGAAGCTCAAGAAAAAGCAAAAGTTGAAAAAGAGTTAAAAGATGCAGCAATAATTGCAAAAGAGCTTTATACAAATAAATGCCAAACTTGTCATGGAACAAATGGTGAAAAACGTGCTTATAATAGTGCTAGACCATTAAGAGATTTATCACAAGAAGATATGCAAGAATCAATCAAAAATTATAAAGTTGGAAAAGTTGATTCTATGAATGCAAATATAATGGCACCTTATGCAAACTTTATTGATTATAAAGAAATCAAAGGCATCTATGCATATTTAAAAGAATTAAATAATAAATAA